In the genome of Nitratireductor sp. GISD-1A_MAKvit, the window AGTTCGGCTTCGATTACGAATTCGCCTCCTCCACGGATTATTATGCGTCGGGGCGGTTTGACGCGATGCTTCTCACCCTGCTCGAGCGCTACGACGCGGTGATGGACATCATGCTGCCCTCGCTGCGTGAGGAGCGGGCCCAGACCTATTCGCCTTTCCTACCGATCCACCCCAAAACCGGCGTGGTGATGCAGGTTCCGCTCGAGGAGCGAAAGGTCGATGCAGGCAGCATTGTCTGGCGCGACCCCGAAAATGGCGAGCTGTTCGAAACACCGGTGACCGGTGGCCACTGCAAGCTGCAATGGAAGCCCGATTGGGCGATGCGCTGGGCCGCACTCGAAGTCGATTACGAAATGTCCGGCAAGGATCTGATCGACAGTGTGAAACTTGCAGCACAGATTTGCACCGCGCTCGGCAAGAAACCGCCGGAAGGCTTCAACTATGAGCTGTTTCTGGATGAGAACGGCCAGAAAATCTCCAAGTCGAAAGGCAATGGCCTGACCATCGATGAATGGCTCGCCTATGCCCCGACCGAGAGCCTTTCGCTCTACATGTTCCAGAAACCGAAAGCGGCAAAGAAGCTCTATTTCGACGTGATCCCGCGTGCGGTGGACGAGTACTACACCTTTCTGTCCGCCTATGATCGCCAGGACTGGAAGAACCGTCTCGGCAATCCGGTCTGGCACATCCACGACGGCACGCCGCCGGCAACCGAACTGCCGGTTCCGTTTGCGCTGCTGCTCAACCTGGTCAGCGCCTCCAATGCGCAGAACACGGATGTTCTTTGGGGCTTCATCTCGCGCTACGCGCCCGGCGTCACGCCTCAGACACACCCCGAGCTCGACCGGCTCACCGGCTACGCGCTGCGCTATTTCGAAGATTTCGTGAAACCGTCCAAGGCATTCCGTGCACCCGACGAGGTCGAACGCGAGGCGCTACGCGGCATCAAAGACGCCCTTGGTGCGTTGCAGTCAGATGCCGATGGCGAAGCGATCCAGAATGCAATTCTGGATGTGGCCCGCGGCATCGAGCGCTATCAGGATCACAAGCGCAAGAGCCCCAACGGAGGCCCCGGTGTTTCAGTGGCCTTCTTCCAGATGCTCTATCAGGTGCTTCTGGGGCAGGAACGGGGCCCACGCTTCGGCTCATTCGCTGCGCTTTACGGCATCAATGAAACGCGCGGGCTGATCAACGCCGCGCTCGACGGGAACCTCTGATCCCGGTCAGGTTCCAATCGTCTCTCTATAATCCCGACGGCCCGCCGCCAAAAATGCCTTTGCCGGCAATGCGGGCCGTCTTTTCCTTGTCCGGATAAGGCCCATCGGCATCGGCCAGCGCCCAGCCATTCTCCACCAGCCAGGCTCCCACATCCCGCCCAGCAAGCCGGCAGACCATCGTCATTTCGGCCACCTGATCAGCAGCATTGTTTTCCTGCGGATCCTGCGCGTGGCATTCCACCGCACGGCCGCGCAGCCAGTAACGGAACGCAGTGCGCGCCCGCTTGCCGCAGGGCCAGACAGCACCTGAGCTGGCGTCGCAAACCTGATCTGGGGAGATGATGCGAATGCCGGCAATCCTGATTGTGCGCCCTTCCGCCTGGAGCAGGCCGGCCGCAATCGCGATCGGCTGGTGATAGAGCGTGTCCACCGGTCCCGGCTCGGGCGCGGGCTGACCAAGCTCGCTTAGCGGCGCACGTGGTTCGGTTCGTTCCAGCCCGGACGGGTCAACCGGTGGAGGCGCGAAAAGTTCGGGGGCGATAATGCGCGGCTGCCGACGCTCCTGGGCAAATGCGTCTTCAGTTGTCCCCAAAGCGGCGAGTGCTGCGAGGCACATGCAGGCAGCAGTACCTGCCCGCGCACGCCATGGTCTCATTGGCTCGCCCAGATGATCCGCGCCATCCACTCCATCTCCTGCCTTTGAAGAACCCGGTTCGCGTGATCTGGATTGAGCGAGAGCAACTCGACCTCGCGGCTCGTCTGCCGCAGGAGAACTTTGGCCATCACCTCGCCGCTTGCCGCCTTCACGACAACGCGATCACCACGCTGCAGTCTGGCGGTGGGGTCGACAATAAGCGTATCTCCGTCGCGATAGAGCGGCATCATGGAATCGCCCTGCACCTGCAATGCATAGGCACCTTCACGCGCTGGCCCCGGCAGATCCACATGCTCCCATCCTTCTCCATGCGGGAAGCCCGCATCGTCGAAAAAGCCTCCGGCCCCTGCCTGGGCAAAGCCGATGAGCGGGACGCTGGGCGGCGGATGCATATAAGGTTCGGTGGGGCGCCCCTCAGAGTGAAGCAGCATCACGAATTCCGACAGTGTGGTTCCCGTCGCATCCATGATCTTCGACAGGGATTCGGTAGAGGGCCAGCGCGGGCGTCCGTCTGAGGACAGGCGTTTGGATTTGTTGAAAGCCGTAGAGTCCAGCCCTGCACGCCGGGCAAGACCGGAGGCAGAAAGCGAGTGACGCGCAGCCAACGCGTCTATGGCTGCCCAAACCTTGTCGTGCGAAAGCACGGGACTCATCCTTCCAGCGCTTCAGGAACAGGAAAATATACCTGTTTTCGTTGTAACGTCGCGCGCGGACCTTGTCCACCAGCCTCTGCGCGCTGTTGCCACGTCAAAACGATACAGCGGTATCGTTCCACACTAGGAAAAATCCCCAGTACTTGCCTGGGGCTCAAGCCTCACGCACCCCTCAACGCGGCGCGCGTTTGGCCAGAATACGCTGCAGCGTGCGCCGATGCATGTTCAGCCTGCGCGCCGTTTCCGAGACGTTGCGGTCGCACATTTCGTAAACCCGCTGAATGTGCTCCCAGCGCACCCGGTCGGCCGACATCGGATTTTCCGGGGGCGCCACCTTCTCTCCGGCCTGCCGTGTCAACGCTGCAAAAACGTCATCGGCGTCTGCGGGTTTGGCCAGATAGTCGATGGCGCCAAGCTTCACCGCAGTCACGGCCGTGGCAATGTTTCCGTAACCGGTCAGGATGATGGTACGGGAATCCTTGCGCTTTTCGCGTATGGTGGCCACCACGTCGAGACCATTGCCATCTGCAAGCCGCATATCCACCACGGCGAAGGCCGGTGGCGCGGCTTTCGCGCGCGCAACCGCCTCTTCCACCGATTCAGCGGTCTCCACCGTGAATCCACGGCTCTCCATGGCCCGCGCCAGACGGGTGAGGAATGGCTTGTCATCGTCAACGATGAGCAGCGAACGGTCCTCGCCCAGCGCGACTTCCGGGTCTTCCACGGTGTTGCTTGTCATATCCAGCACGTTCAGCACATTATGTTTCCTGAAATCTTTCTAACCCAAATCCGTCAGCTTTCCAATTTAGGACTCTTTGCCGACGAATCCAGATGCCTCCTCGGGCACTACGAAGATTGATCGCGGCCAGATCACTTCTGCGAATGCACCCTTGCCCTTCTCGGCAAGATTGCCGAATCGGATCTGGGCGCCAGAACGCTCAAGTAGTGTCTTGGCAATGAAAAGTCCCAGCCCGAGCCCGCCGCCACTGCTGCCATCGGAGGATCGCTTCGACATGTAGGGTTCACCGATCCGATCCAGGATTTCAGCGGGAAAACCATGGCCGTCATCCACCACGAGAAGCCCGACGGTGTCTGCGTCCCAGTGCCAGCGGATCGTGACGCTTTCGCGCGCGAAATCCACCGCGTTCTCCACCAGATTGCCGAGCCCGTAAATGACACCCGGGTTGCGCCGTCCCACCGGCTCCGGTCCTTTCGTTGCGCCCGGCTCCAGGCGGATATCGATGCCAAAATCGCGGTGGGGAGCAGCGGTTTCCTCGATCAAAGAGGTGAAGGGCTGGCGTGCCATGTGCGCCTCGCCTTCCGACGACAGGCTGGTCAGCTGGCGCAGAATCTCACGGCATCGCTCGCTCTGGGTGCGCAGCAGCGTCACATCCTCGCTGAAACGCTCGTCCTTGCCGAGCGCACGTTCCATTTCGCGCGCCACCAGCGCGATGGTGGCCAGTGGGGTGCCGAGCTCGTGGGCAGCGGCGGCCGCCAGACCATCCAGCGCAGAGATGTGCTGTTCCCGCTGCAGCACCAGTTCGGTGGCCGCAAGCGCGTTGGCCAGAAGCCGGGCTTCCTTCGCGACCCGATAGGCATAGACCCCGGTGAAGGCGATGCTCGACACCACGGCGATCCAGACACCAATGATGTAGACAAGGGGCATCACCAGCTCGGTGCCGGGGAACCATGGAAGCGGGCGATGGAAGACGGCGAGCGCCGTGGTAAGGGCCACCACCAGAGAGCCAAGAAGCGCGGTCCAGCGCAGTGGCAGCGATGTGGCGGAGATCACGACAGGCACTGTCATAAGAAGCGCGAAGGGATTTGTGAGGCCGCCCGTCATGTACAGCAAACCGGCAAGCTGGAACGCATCGAAGGTAAGAATCCCGAGTGCGGCCAGGGGAGCCAGCCTGTGCGTCACGGGATAGCGAAATGCCAGATGCACATTGAGCCACGCCGAAGCCGCGATCAGCGCGAAACACAGGCCGACCGGTAGCGGAAAATCGAGCCCGAAGGCGACAACGATCACTGCCGCACTCTGACCGATGATCGCCAGCCAGCGCAGCTTGATCAACGTGTTGAGCCGCAGGCCATGGCTCGGATCGTGGGCCCTTATATCCTCAAGCATGGCTGGGTTATGAGGGAAGTCCACCTCCACTCCAAGCGTTATTTTTTACGCGGTTTGGCGCGATGTGTCGCGGCTGCGCTGGCCGGGTGTTCAGGCCATACATGCTTGGGATAGCGGCCTCGCATATCGGCGCGCACATCCGCCCACGACCCGACCCAGAAACCCGGCAGGTCGCGCGTTGTCTGGATCGGCCGGTGCGCAGGCGAAAGCAGCTCCAGTTTGAGTGGGATCCCATCGGCGACCGTGGGGTGTTCGGTCAGGCCAAAAAGCTCCTGCACCCGGATTGCCAGCACCGGCCCCCTCCGCCTCGTAGCGAATGGGCACGCGACTGCCTGAAGGAGCGTCAAAATGGCTGGGGGCCATCTGGCCGATGCGCCTTTGAAATTCGTGCGGAACCAGCGCAGTCAGCCCCTCGCGCAGGATGTGCGGCGCCAGTCTGGAAAGTGACGCCTCGCCGGCAAGGAAAGGCAGGAGCCAGTCGTCGAGCCGTTCAAGAAGCGCCTCGTCCGACATATCAGGCCATGGGTCGCCCTTCGCCGCGTGGAGCCAGGCAAGCTTGCCCCTGAGCGCCTTCGCTTCCCTGTCCCAGGGCAGAAGCGACAGCCCGTTTGCCCGCACGGCGTCGATCACCGCTCGGTCGGCAGCAGCGCCCGATGGCGGCGGCAGAACCTGCTCGGCCAGCACCAGCGCGCCCAGCCGGCGCACCCGCCGCTGCCTGAGCGTGCCCGCGCCACGGTCGAAGCGTGTCTCGGTAACCTCCTCGATCAGATGCCCGAGCGCGCCCACGATCTCTTCCTCGTCAATCGCCGCTGCCGAAGCAATGCGCGCATTCTGCGCCCGCCCCTGAAGATCGGCGACGACCAGAAAGGCGCTTCCGGCAAGGCGCTCCTCCGGAGCCAGCACGCCGCCGCGCCCATTGACCATGACGAAATGCCCATGCGCGCCCCGTGCTTTGGCAACGCGGTCGGGCCATGCATGAATGAGAAGAGCGCCCGCATGCGGCGCATCCCCGGCGCGTTCACCACCGGCCGCCTTTGCCAGCCGCGCTGCGAGCTGACGCGCCTTTTCCGCCCGCGTGCCCTTCTCTTTACGGAAGCGCTGTAACCGGTCGTCCAGATCGGCGGACCGGCCACCCAGCCCGCGTTCTGACAGGAGAACGGCGAGTTCGGCTGCGGCTTGTGCGTGACCGTCTTCCGCCGCGCGCGCCACCATATGCGCCAGCCGCACCGGCAAAGCGAGCCTGCGCATCGCCTCGCCCTCAGCCGTCAGCCGGCCCGCCTCGTCCAGCGCTTCGAGCCGCCGCAGAAGACTGCGCGCCTCGACAAGCGCCGGGGCCGGCGGCGCATCGAGAAAGGAAAGAGAAGCCGGATCGCTGACGCCGAAGGCAGCGCAATCGAGCAACAGACCCGACAGATCCGCCTCCAGAATTTCCGGCGGCGTGAATGCGGGCAGCGCAGCCGTCTGCTCCGCGCGCCAGAGGCGAAGCGCGATGCCGGGTGCCGTGCGACCCGCACGGCCAGCACGCTGATCGGCTGAAGCGCGCGAAACGCGCACGGTCTCCAGCCGGGTCAGACCCGTCGAGGGTTCGAATTTCGGCAGGCGCGACAGACCACTGTCAATCACCACCCGCACGCCATCAATGGTCACCGAGGTTTCCGCTATGGCTGTCGCCAGAACCACCTTGCGCCGACCTTTGGCCGCGGGCCGGATGGCGGCGTCCTGTGCACGCCCGTCGAGGCCGCCATAAAGCGGCGTTACGTCCACATCGGCGGGCAACCGTTCGGCAAGGCGCTCCGCTGTCCGCTCAATCTCGCGCTGGCCGGGCAGGAAGGCGAGAACGCTGCCCTCCTCCTCCGCCAGAACCGTGCGCACCGCCCGCGCCATCGTCTCCTCGATGGCCTCGCCGGAGGGCCGTTCAGCGTGGCGCAATTCGATGGGAAAACTCCGCCCTTCGCTCTCGATCACCGGTGCATCACCCAGAAGCGTTGCGACCCGCGCGCCATCGAGCGTGGCCGACATGACCAGAAGCCGCAGATCGGGCCGAAGTGCGGCCTGCGCGTCAAGCGCCAGCGCCAGCGCGAAATCGCCATCGAGCGAGCGTTCATGAAACTCGTCGAAGAGCACTGCGGAGACCCCCGAAAGCTCCGGATCATCGACGATCATGCGCGCAAGAACGCCCTCGGTGACCACAAGAATGCGGGTTTTGGCAGAAACCTTTCGCTCCATGCGCATGGCATAGCCAACCGTCCCACCCGGCTCTTCGCCAAGGAGCGCCGCCATGCGCCGGGCCGCAGCACGCGCGGCAAGCCGGCGCGGCTCCAGAAGCACGATGCG includes:
- a CDS encoding thermonuclease family protein, with protein sequence MRPWRARAGTAACMCLAALAALGTTEDAFAQERRQPRIIAPELFAPPPVDPSGLERTEPRAPLSELGQPAPEPGPVDTLYHQPIAIAAGLLQAEGRTIRIAGIRIISPDQVCDASSGAVWPCGKRARTAFRYWLRGRAVECHAQDPQENNAADQVAEMTMVCRLAGRDVGAWLVENGWALADADGPYPDKEKTARIAGKGIFGGGPSGL
- a CDS encoding lysine--tRNA ligase, encoding MTTAGQDALELTPEVMEAAAESKAWPFEEARKIVKRYEGGNFPDTVLFETGYGPSGLPHIGTFGEVARTSMVRHAFRVLTEDRIKTKILCFSDDMDGLRKVPDNVPNKEMLRSHLGKPLTQVPDPFSNEYPSFGAANNARLRSFLDQFGFDYEFASSTDYYASGRFDAMLLTLLERYDAVMDIMLPSLREERAQTYSPFLPIHPKTGVVMQVPLEERKVDAGSIVWRDPENGELFETPVTGGHCKLQWKPDWAMRWAALEVDYEMSGKDLIDSVKLAAQICTALGKKPPEGFNYELFLDENGQKISKSKGNGLTIDEWLAYAPTESLSLYMFQKPKAAKKLYFDVIPRAVDEYYTFLSAYDRQDWKNRLGNPVWHIHDGTPPATELPVPFALLLNLVSASNAQNTDVLWGFISRYAPGVTPQTHPELDRLTGYALRYFEDFVKPSKAFRAPDEVEREALRGIKDALGALQSDADGEAIQNAILDVARGIERYQDHKRKSPNGGPGVSVAFFQMLYQVLLGQERGPRFGSFAALYGINETRGLINAALDGNL
- a CDS encoding S24 family peptidase, yielding MLSHDKVWAAIDALAARHSLSASGLARRAGLDSTAFNKSKRLSSDGRPRWPSTESLSKIMDATGTTLSEFVMLLHSEGRPTEPYMHPPPSVPLIGFAQAGAGGFFDDAGFPHGEGWEHVDLPGPAREGAYALQVQGDSMMPLYRDGDTLIVDPTARLQRGDRVVVKAASGEVMAKVLLRQTSREVELLSLNPDHANRVLQRQEMEWMARIIWASQ
- a CDS encoding ActR/PrrA/RegA family redox response regulator transcription factor, with the translated sequence MTSNTVEDPEVALGEDRSLLIVDDDKPFLTRLARAMESRGFTVETAESVEEAVARAKAAPPAFAVVDMRLADGNGLDVVATIREKRKDSRTIILTGYGNIATAVTAVKLGAIDYLAKPADADDVFAALTRQAGEKVAPPENPMSADRVRWEHIQRVYEMCDRNVSETARRLNMHRRTLQRILAKRAPR
- a CDS encoding ActS/PrrB/RegB family redox-sensitive histidine kinase, which translates into the protein MLEDIRAHDPSHGLRLNTLIKLRWLAIIGQSAAVIVVAFGLDFPLPVGLCFALIAASAWLNVHLAFRYPVTHRLAPLAALGILTFDAFQLAGLLYMTGGLTNPFALLMTVPVVISATSLPLRWTALLGSLVVALTTALAVFHRPLPWFPGTELVMPLVYIIGVWIAVVSSIAFTGVYAYRVAKEARLLANALAATELVLQREQHISALDGLAAAAAHELGTPLATIALVAREMERALGKDERFSEDVTLLRTQSERCREILRQLTSLSSEGEAHMARQPFTSLIEETAAPHRDFGIDIRLEPGATKGPEPVGRRNPGVIYGLGNLVENAVDFARESVTIRWHWDADTVGLLVVDDGHGFPAEILDRIGEPYMSKRSSDGSSGGGLGLGLFIAKTLLERSGAQIRFGNLAEKGKGAFAEVIWPRSIFVVPEEASGFVGKES